Proteins from one Setaria italica strain Yugu1 chromosome V, Setaria_italica_v2.0, whole genome shotgun sequence genomic window:
- the LOC101781637 gene encoding uncharacterized protein LOC101781637, translated as MAARLAVAAAAVAVAVAAAAAAALPLLAAGAASDDCFENCFKHCVGNDKSMTDYCNYACGMTCGGPDNGALRTINCQLACVRDSCRRLRADGNKGMEACYGQCYDGCETKAGLPRPLRAGAGAVGAAVLPDHHFHEMQDAVQPTSEPDPDDASRRARAPFLP; from the exons ATGGCTGCCCGGCTAGCAGTTGctgcggccgcggtggcggtggcggtggcggcggcggcggcggcggcgctgccgctgctggcggccggcgccgcgtcCGACGACTGCTTCGAGAACTGCTTCAAGCACTGCGTCGGCAACGACAAGTCCATGACCGATTACTGCAACTACGCCTGCGGCATGACGTGCGGCGGGCCCGACAACGGCGCGCTCCGCACCATAAACTGCCAGCTCGCCTGCGTCAGGGACTCCTGCCGCCGTCTCCGCGCAG ATGGCAATAAGGGCATGGAGGCCTGCTACGGGCAGTGCTACGACGGCTGCGAGACCAAGGCCGGCCTGCCGAGGCCtctccgcgccggcgccggcgctgtcgGGGCAGCGGTGCTGCCCGACCACCACTTCCACGAGATGCAGGACGCCGTCCAGCCAACGTCGGAGCCGGACCCTGACGATGCCAGCCGTCGAGCAAGGGCCCCCTTCCTCCCCTGA
- the LOC101757852 gene encoding uncharacterized CRM domain-containing protein At3g25440, chloroplastic isoform X2, with the protein MATCVLSRQNLRKLALFTLQNISQRQNISPFPPVLRPKFQIEEVEPSKKRRYLTKKRLKVQRKRVKKKRNEANKNDPRRIRPKGKKIKQKFSTAEARLRYKIEKARLKEAMLIEKLKKYEVARAQGPMSKLDDLSSEERFYLKKVSQKKSNYVPVGRRGVFGGVILNMHLHWKKHETVKVICKPCKPGQIQEYANEIARLSGGIPVNIIGDDTIVFYRGKNYVQPEVMSPVDTLSKKKALEKSKYEQSLETVQRFIAVSEKELELYYRHVALYGIPQSQKADLVCGDDGEASLLKMGGLDQGKDLLPHLATNHFSDLHTSDISESDEEDTSGSEYDVNDNETEDAVNISEDAISDLGGLANRE; encoded by the exons ATGGCGACCTGTGTCCTGTCACGTCAAAATCTAAGAAAGTTGGCGTTGTTTACTCTCCAGAATATATCCCAGAGGCAAAACATTTCACCTTTCCCTCCAGTTCTCAG ACCTAAGTTTCAGATTGAGGAGGTGGAGCCTTCCAAAAAGAGAAGGTATTTGACAAAGAAACGCTTGAAGGTTCAGAGGAAGCGggtaaagaagaagaggaatgAGGCAAATAAAAATGATCCACGACGCATCAGGCCCAAGGGAAAGAAGATAAAACAAAAATTCTCCACTGCTGAAGCTAGGCTCAGATATAAGATTGAGAAG GCCAGATTAAAGGAAGCTATGTTGATCGAAAAGCTAAAGAAGTATGAGGTTGCCAGAGCTCAAGGCCCAATGTCTAAACTGGATGATCTTAGCAGTGAGGAAAGGTTTTACTTGAAGAAGGTTTCACAGAAAAAGTCAAATTATGTCCCTGTTGGAAGGCGAGGAGTTTTTGGAGGCGTAATCCTGAACATGCATTTGCACTGGAAGAAACATGAAACTGTGAAGGTTATATGTAAGCCCTGCAAACCAGGGCAAATCCAGGAATATGCAAATGAGATAGCTAGACTTAGTGGTGGTATCCCTGTCAACATCATTGGAGATGACACTATAGTGTTTTACAGAGGGAAGAACTATGTTCAGCCAGAAGTTATGTCACCAGTTGATACACTTTCAAAGAAAAAG GCActtgaaaaatcaaaatatgaaCAGTCGCTGGAGACAGTTCAGCGTTTCATTGCAGTATCTGAAAAGGAGCTTGAACTTTATTATCGCCATGTTGCACTTTATGGAATCCCACAATCCCAGAAAGCTGATCTTGTTTGTGGTGATGATGGAGAAGCTTCTTTGCTTAAAATGGGGGGATTGGATCAAGGGAAGGACCTGTTGCCCCATCTGGCTACTAATCATTTTTCTGATCTTCACACCAGTGATATTTCTGAATCCGATGAAGAAGATACTTCTGGTAGTGAATATGATGTTAACGACAATGAGACTGAGGATGCGGTCAACATTTCTGAAGATGCAATTTCTGATCTTGGCGGGTTAGCCAACAGGGAGTGA
- the LOC101757852 gene encoding uncharacterized CRM domain-containing protein At3g25440, chloroplastic isoform X1, whose translation MATCVLSRQNLRKLALFTLQNISQRQNISPFPPVLRSTALFPSKCFSPLYLFGHSWGVRWATYGSVNLVLSDDGRPKFQIEEVEPSKKRRYLTKKRLKVQRKRVKKKRNEANKNDPRRIRPKGKKIKQKFSTAEARLRYKIEKARLKEAMLIEKLKKYEVARAQGPMSKLDDLSSEERFYLKKVSQKKSNYVPVGRRGVFGGVILNMHLHWKKHETVKVICKPCKPGQIQEYANEIARLSGGIPVNIIGDDTIVFYRGKNYVQPEVMSPVDTLSKKKALEKSKYEQSLETVQRFIAVSEKELELYYRHVALYGIPQSQKADLVCGDDGEASLLKMGGLDQGKDLLPHLATNHFSDLHTSDISESDEEDTSGSEYDVNDNETEDAVNISEDAISDLGGLANRE comes from the exons ATGGCGACCTGTGTCCTGTCACGTCAAAATCTAAGAAAGTTGGCGTTGTTTACTCTCCAGAATATATCCCAGAGGCAAAACATTTCACCTTTCCCTCCAGTTCTCAG ATCTACTGCTCTTTTCCCTAGCAAATGCTTCAGCCCCCTTTACCTGTTTGGGCATTCATGGGGTGTTAGATGGGCTACCTATGGATCAGTGAATCTAGTTTTGTCTGATGATGGCAGACCTAAGTTTCAGATTGAGGAGGTGGAGCCTTCCAAAAAGAGAAGGTATTTGACAAAGAAACGCTTGAAGGTTCAGAGGAAGCGggtaaagaagaagaggaatgAGGCAAATAAAAATGATCCACGACGCATCAGGCCCAAGGGAAAGAAGATAAAACAAAAATTCTCCACTGCTGAAGCTAGGCTCAGATATAAGATTGAGAAG GCCAGATTAAAGGAAGCTATGTTGATCGAAAAGCTAAAGAAGTATGAGGTTGCCAGAGCTCAAGGCCCAATGTCTAAACTGGATGATCTTAGCAGTGAGGAAAGGTTTTACTTGAAGAAGGTTTCACAGAAAAAGTCAAATTATGTCCCTGTTGGAAGGCGAGGAGTTTTTGGAGGCGTAATCCTGAACATGCATTTGCACTGGAAGAAACATGAAACTGTGAAGGTTATATGTAAGCCCTGCAAACCAGGGCAAATCCAGGAATATGCAAATGAGATAGCTAGACTTAGTGGTGGTATCCCTGTCAACATCATTGGAGATGACACTATAGTGTTTTACAGAGGGAAGAACTATGTTCAGCCAGAAGTTATGTCACCAGTTGATACACTTTCAAAGAAAAAG GCActtgaaaaatcaaaatatgaaCAGTCGCTGGAGACAGTTCAGCGTTTCATTGCAGTATCTGAAAAGGAGCTTGAACTTTATTATCGCCATGTTGCACTTTATGGAATCCCACAATCCCAGAAAGCTGATCTTGTTTGTGGTGATGATGGAGAAGCTTCTTTGCTTAAAATGGGGGGATTGGATCAAGGGAAGGACCTGTTGCCCCATCTGGCTACTAATCATTTTTCTGATCTTCACACCAGTGATATTTCTGAATCCGATGAAGAAGATACTTCTGGTAGTGAATATGATGTTAACGACAATGAGACTGAGGATGCGGTCAACATTTCTGAAGATGCAATTTCTGATCTTGGCGGGTTAGCCAACAGGGAGTGA